The following coding sequences lie in one Nitrospiraceae bacterium genomic window:
- a CDS encoding Stp1/IreP family PP2C-type Ser/Thr phosphatase: MKLRYLASGQTDKGIVRANNEDFFCVEEKSGLFAVADGIGGFSAGEIASRMAIDIIRDYISKSEDNPEKSTEEKSDMYSEAASKLASAIRLANSSIYEAAQKNDPWRGMGTTIAAALIKENRLSIAHVGDSRAYLIRGNNIEQLTDDHSLISEQLKKGLITEKDAGESNFKNIITRSLGRAASVDMDIAEITLMNNDSILLCTDGLTAMVPDNIILSTVRLSSNPDLACRRLIDIANKNGGKDNISVVIVYISGSRFSDILKNFINRMVKYG; this comes from the coding sequence TTGAAATTGCGATACCTGGCAAGCGGACAGACAGACAAAGGTATTGTAAGAGCAAACAACGAAGATTTTTTCTGCGTTGAAGAAAAATCAGGTCTATTTGCTGTTGCTGATGGGATCGGAGGTTTTTCCGCAGGCGAGATCGCAAGCAGAATGGCAATAGACATAATAAGGGACTATATCTCAAAATCAGAAGACAACCCCGAAAAGTCCACGGAAGAAAAAAGTGATATGTATTCTGAGGCAGCAAGCAAACTTGCATCTGCAATAAGACTGGCCAATTCATCTATTTATGAAGCAGCACAGAAAAACGATCCATGGCGCGGAATGGGAACAACTATCGCCGCTGCACTTATCAAGGAAAATAGATTGAGCATTGCGCACGTTGGAGACAGCAGGGCATATTTAATACGCGGGAATAATATCGAACAGTTGACTGACGACCATTCCTTGATATCAGAACAGCTGAAAAAGGGATTAATAACTGAAAAAGACGCAGGCGAATCTAATTTTAAAAATATCATAACCAGATCTCTGGGAAGGGCTGCTTCTGTTGATATGGACATTGCTGAGATAACTCTCATGAACAATGACAGCATACTTCTCTGCACCGACGGATTGACTGCAATGGTCCCTGACAATATAATTCTTTCAACAGTCAGATTGTCTTCGAATCCTGATCTTGCATGCAGAAGGCTTATTGATATTGCAAATAAAAATGGCGGTAAGGATAATATATCTGTTGTGATTGTTTATATAAGCGGCAGCCGGTTTTCTGATATTTTAAAAAATTTCATAAATAGGATGGTTAAATATGGCTAA
- a CDS encoding deaminase codes for MPKTKRKAKEKSVKCKRPSWDEYFINIAKAVSSRATCLRRKYGAVITKDNIIVSTGYNGAPAGMKDCMEAGKCTRKKLQIPHGERYELCHSVHAEANSIIRASVHELNGATIYVSGAEDHGSECISEPCMMCKRMILNAKIAKVVYSDGNGRHHIINPKKWLKKRV; via the coding sequence ATGCCTAAAACAAAGAGAAAAGCAAAAGAAAAATCCGTTAAATGCAAGCGCCCAAGCTGGGACGAGTATTTTATTAATATTGCTAAAGCTGTTTCATCAAGGGCTACATGTCTAAGAAGAAAGTACGGCGCTGTAATAACAAAAGACAATATTATAGTCAGCACCGGATACAACGGTGCGCCCGCTGGAATGAAAGACTGCATGGAAGCAGGTAAATGCACAAGGAAAAAGCTGCAGATACCGCATGGCGAAAGATATGAGCTATGCCATAGTGTTCATGCCGAGGCAAATTCAATCATCCGTGCATCAGTCCATGAATTAAACGGGGCAACAATATATGTATCAGGAGCTGAAGACCACGGTTCAGAATGCATATCAGAACCCTGCATGATGTGCAAGAGGATGATACTCAACGCAAAGATAGCAAAGGTTGTTTATTCGGACGGCAATGGCAGACATCATATAATCAATCCAAAGAAATGGCTCAAAAAACGAGTATAA
- the cdaA gene encoding diadenylate cyclase CdaA produces the protein MEMLRQIRWQDILDILIVSILIYRLLLFIKGTKAVQMLIGLGVLLLASLLSSAVGMYTIDWLIQSFWAQIVIALIVLFQPEIRRALAQMGKASFIHSFTSAEELKSLEEIVKAAVALANRKVGALIAIERDTSLGDFVEIGTPLDAKVTKEILLSIFHPSSPIHDGAVVINGNRILAAGCFLPIALKTEAEKTMGTRHRAALGVTEETDAVVIIVSEETGNISVATEGKLQTNFNMATLRTALTDLFTTTKKKAK, from the coding sequence ATGGAAATGTTAAGACAGATAAGATGGCAGGATATTTTAGACATACTTATAGTGTCTATCCTGATTTATCGTCTGCTTTTATTTATAAAAGGTACAAAAGCAGTGCAGATGCTGATTGGTCTGGGCGTGCTGCTGCTTGCGTCTCTGCTGTCAAGCGCAGTAGGCATGTATACAATAGATTGGTTGATTCAGAGTTTCTGGGCTCAGATTGTAATTGCATTGATAGTCTTATTCCAACCCGAAATAAGACGGGCGCTTGCACAGATGGGCAAGGCTTCGTTCATACATTCATTCACATCTGCTGAAGAATTAAAATCACTTGAAGAAATAGTCAAGGCTGCTGTTGCTCTTGCAAATAGAAAAGTTGGAGCCTTGATTGCAATAGAACGCGATACAAGTCTTGGAGATTTTGTTGAAATAGGAACGCCCCTGGATGCAAAAGTTACAAAAGAGATACTATTGAGCATATTTCATCCCAGTTCTCCGATACACGACGGTGCGGTAGTAATCAATGGTAACAGGATTCTCGCTGCAGGCTGTTTTCTGCCAATAGCATTGAAAACAGAAGCTGAAAAAACAATGGGCACAAGGCACAGGGCAGCACTTGGCGTAACAGAGGAAACAGATGCTGTTGTGATTATTGTTTCTGAGGAAACAGGGAACATATCAGTTGCAACAGAAGGAAAGCTTCAGACTAATTTTAATATGGCAACATTGAGAACTGCGCTTACAGATTTGTTTACAACAACAAAGAAGAAAGCAAAATGA
- a CDS encoding FHA domain-containing protein has translation MAKITVKFKEAVMKEMPIDKEITTIGRNPNNDIYIDNPIVSNFHAKLIKESGEIFIEDQNSTNGTFVNSNKIDKVLLKNNDVITIGKHTLVFSCPESKDEDKTVITKKPSLDATMVIDISKHKTDEKTGKEIGEKLGCFSVIEGSADKTEYELKDRLTVIGKDETAGIRLKGFFAPKIAALVNKTKTGYFIAPSESERKIKINGQKVEGRYELKDGDIVESGNIKLQFYLKD, from the coding sequence ATGGCTAAGATTACAGTCAAGTTTAAAGAAGCAGTTATGAAAGAAATGCCTATTGATAAGGAAATTACCACTATCGGCAGAAATCCTAATAACGACATTTATATCGATAATCCTATTGTTTCAAATTTTCACGCAAAGCTGATAAAAGAATCAGGCGAGATTTTCATTGAGGACCAAAACAGCACTAACGGAACATTTGTCAATAGCAATAAAATAGACAAGGTTCTTCTTAAGAATAATGATGTTATCACTATAGGCAAGCACACGCTTGTATTCAGTTGTCCTGAGTCAAAAGATGAGGACAAAACAGTGATAACTAAAAAACCGTCGCTTGATGCAACAATGGTAATTGACATATCAAAACACAAGACAGACGAAAAAACAGGAAAAGAGATAGGGGAAAAACTCGGTTGTTTTTCTGTGATCGAAGGCTCTGCTGATAAAACCGAATATGAGCTGAAAGACAGGCTGACTGTAATAGGAAAAGACGAAACTGCAGGCATAAGATTAAAAGGGTTTTTTGCCCCTAAAATTGCAGCTCTGGTTAATAAAACAAAAACAGGATATTTTATAGCTCCTTCTGAAAGCGAGAGGAAAATTAAGATCAATGGCCAGAAGGTTGAAGGACGCTATGAGTTAAAAGACGGCGACATAGTTGAGAGCGGGAATATCAAGCTGCAATTTTATTTAAAGGACTGA